One Sporomusaceae bacterium ACPt DNA window includes the following coding sequences:
- the nrdZ gene encoding Vitamin B12-dependent ribonucleoside-diphosphate reductase, whose product MTLTPEAETVLKARYLRENETPDDMFWRVANHVASAETSYGHDAVSAAREYYEIMSGMIFLPNSPTLINAGKLKAQLAACFVLPVEDSLAGIFETLKHTALIHQSGGGTGFSFSRLRPQGDKVGITGGVSSGPLSFMHIYDMATQVVKQGAARRGANMAVLRVDHPDIVSFITAKQRPDVLNNFNLSVGISDVFMEAVKNQGDFDLINPRNGKTSKTMPAKEIFDLLVKMAWENGEPGLFFLDTVNKANPTPGLGVFESPNPCSEQPLLPYESCVLGSINLTKMVTGNGRDRRLDRGKLARVVRTAVRFLDNVIDVNCYPLPEVAAATRLTRKIGLGIMGLAELFILLDMPYASQQAVDLTADIMKLVTAEARAVSAELGCQRGNFPAFTDSIYAQQGYSHMRNATVTTIAPTGTISMIANCSSGIEPLFGLAMTRRVLDGRLITSINQVAVDYLKNQGLLNQEIYDQVAASGSVANMALPDKVKKVLATAHEIEPAWHVAHLAAAQKYTDNGVSKTVNLPKDAVPQDVADVFWSAYSKGCKGVTVYRDTSRDQQVLTHGISSGCDECQLS is encoded by the coding sequence ATGACGTTAACTCCTGAAGCTGAAACTGTACTCAAAGCCAGGTATTTACGGGAAAACGAAACGCCTGACGATATGTTCTGGCGGGTGGCCAACCATGTGGCCAGCGCTGAAACAAGCTACGGGCATGATGCCGTCAGCGCTGCCCGGGAATACTATGAAATCATGTCCGGAATGATATTTCTTCCCAACTCGCCTACCCTCATTAATGCCGGTAAACTCAAGGCCCAGCTTGCCGCCTGCTTTGTCCTGCCGGTTGAAGATTCACTGGCAGGTATCTTTGAAACCCTTAAGCATACTGCCTTGATCCATCAGAGTGGCGGCGGCACCGGTTTTTCCTTTTCCCGGTTGCGACCTCAGGGAGATAAGGTGGGAATAACAGGCGGGGTATCTAGCGGCCCGTTGTCATTCATGCATATTTATGACATGGCAACCCAGGTTGTAAAACAGGGAGCGGCCAGACGCGGGGCCAATATGGCTGTTCTGCGGGTCGATCATCCTGATATTGTTTCATTTATTACCGCCAAACAGCGCCCTGATGTGCTTAATAATTTTAACTTGTCAGTAGGCATATCCGATGTTTTTATGGAAGCAGTAAAAAACCAGGGGGACTTTGACTTGATCAATCCCCGGAACGGCAAGACCAGTAAAACGATGCCAGCTAAAGAGATATTTGACCTGTTGGTTAAAATGGCTTGGGAAAATGGCGAGCCCGGTCTGTTTTTCCTGGATACTGTCAATAAAGCCAATCCTACACCCGGCTTAGGTGTTTTTGAATCGCCCAATCCTTGTTCCGAGCAGCCGTTATTACCCTACGAGTCATGTGTGTTAGGTTCGATTAACCTTACTAAAATGGTTACCGGTAACGGACGGGACCGGCGGCTTGACCGGGGTAAACTAGCCCGGGTAGTGAGGACGGCAGTACGGTTTTTGGATAATGTCATCGACGTCAACTGTTATCCCCTGCCTGAGGTGGCGGCGGCTACCCGGCTGACCCGCAAAATCGGCTTGGGCATCATGGGACTGGCTGAATTATTCATCCTGCTTGACATGCCCTACGCCAGCCAGCAGGCTGTCGATCTGACAGCAGATATTATGAAGCTTGTCACGGCAGAGGCCAGAGCGGTATCGGCTGAACTCGGGTGCCAGCGGGGAAATTTTCCGGCCTTTACCGACAGTATCTATGCTCAGCAAGGTTACAGCCATATGCGCAATGCTACCGTAACGACCATTGCCCCAACAGGTACGATTAGCATGATTGCCAACTGTTCAAGCGGTATTGAGCCGTTGTTCGGACTGGCAATGACGCGCCGCGTCTTGGACGGCAGGCTTATTACCAGTATAAATCAGGTTGCTGTTGATTATTTGAAGAATCAGGGACTGTTAAATCAGGAAATTTACGATCAAGTAGCGGCTTCAGGCAGTGTGGCAAATATGGCGCTGCCTGATAAAGTCAAAAAAGTGCTGGCTACTGCCCATGAAATTGAGCCTGCTTGGCATGTGGCCCACCTGGCAGCGGCTCAGAAATATACTGATAATGGTGTTTCAAAAACTGTCAACTTGCCTAAAGATGCCGTGCCTCAAGATGTAGCCGACGTATTTTGGTCGGCCTATAGTAAAGGGTGTAAAGGAGTAACAGTATACCGGGATACGAGTCGCGACCAACAGGTGCTCACTCATGGCATCAGCAGCGGCTGTGATGAATGTCAATTATCCTAA
- the typA gene encoding GTP-binding protein TypA/BipA, whose amino-acid sequence MERNDLRNIAIIAHVDHGKTTLVDAMLKQSGVFRANEHVAERVMDSNDLERERGITILSKNTAVMYNNIKINIVDTPGHADFGGEVERVLNMVDGVLLLVDAFEGPMPQTKYVLRKALEQKLKPIVVINKIDRPDQRVEDVVDEVLELFIELEANDDQLDFPVVYAAARDGIAKMAMADDSDNLQPLFECIEKTIPAPHGEIDGPLQVMITTLDYDDYVGRIAIGRVVRGRITSGQNVVILNGETEVRAKIGRLYIYEGLKRVEVKEAALGDIIAMIGLETVNIGDTVADPENPEALPTIRIDEPTLSMVFAVNTSPFAGREGQFVTSRHIRDRLFREAETNVSLRVTETDSPDAFEVAGRGELHLSILIETMRREGYEMQISKPQVIYKQINGKRCEPMEFLTIDVPQEFMGAVMESLGTRRAELVNMVELAGYLRMEFIVPARGLIGFRSEFLTNTKGNGIMHHVFHGYVPYKGDIPGRTRGALVAFEDGETTGYGINSIQDRGVMFVVPGQAVYQGMIVGENSRELDMDVNPCKKKHVTNMRASGSDDAIRLTPPRILSLEQALEYINEDELVEVTPHNIRLRKAILDRHMRGRERKKDA is encoded by the coding sequence ATGGAACGTAATGATCTTCGTAATATTGCTATTATCGCCCACGTTGATCATGGTAAAACCACCCTGGTCGACGCCATGCTGAAACAAAGCGGGGTATTCCGTGCCAACGAGCATGTGGCCGAACGTGTAATGGATTCCAACGATCTTGAACGTGAGCGAGGCATTACCATTTTGTCAAAAAATACAGCGGTAATGTACAATAATATCAAAATTAACATTGTTGATACTCCCGGCCACGCCGACTTTGGCGGCGAGGTCGAGCGGGTGCTCAATATGGTTGATGGTGTGCTGCTCTTGGTTGACGCTTTTGAGGGTCCCATGCCGCAAACTAAGTATGTGCTTAGAAAAGCGCTGGAGCAAAAGCTCAAGCCGATTGTCGTTATTAATAAAATAGACCGCCCGGACCAAAGGGTGGAGGATGTTGTTGACGAAGTGCTGGAACTGTTCATTGAACTTGAAGCCAATGATGACCAGTTGGATTTTCCCGTTGTGTATGCGGCTGCCCGGGATGGCATCGCCAAAATGGCTATGGCTGATGATAGCGATAATTTACAGCCGTTGTTTGAATGCATTGAAAAAACCATCCCTGCGCCGCACGGCGAGATTGATGGACCGCTTCAGGTTATGATAACAACCCTCGACTATGATGATTACGTCGGGCGTATTGCGATCGGCCGGGTAGTACGGGGCCGAATCACCAGCGGACAAAATGTTGTCATTTTAAACGGAGAAACTGAGGTTAGGGCAAAAATTGGCCGGTTATACATATACGAAGGCCTAAAGCGAGTTGAGGTAAAAGAAGCGGCATTAGGCGACATTATTGCCATGATTGGACTTGAGACTGTTAATATTGGTGATACTGTGGCTGATCCGGAGAACCCGGAAGCGCTGCCTACCATTAGAATTGACGAGCCTACTTTGTCGATGGTGTTTGCCGTTAATACCAGCCCGTTTGCCGGGCGTGAGGGGCAGTTTGTTACCTCTCGCCATATCCGCGACCGCTTGTTCCGTGAAGCTGAAACCAATGTTAGCTTGCGGGTTACTGAGACCGACAGTCCGGACGCTTTTGAAGTTGCCGGCCGGGGTGAACTGCATTTATCCATTCTTATTGAAACTATGCGGCGCGAAGGTTACGAGATGCAAATCAGCAAGCCGCAGGTAATTTATAAGCAGATTAATGGCAAGCGCTGCGAGCCAATGGAGTTTTTAACAATTGACGTGCCACAGGAATTTATGGGCGCAGTAATGGAATCGCTGGGAACCCGGCGGGCTGAACTGGTCAATATGGTGGAATTGGCCGGGTATTTACGAATGGAATTTATTGTTCCGGCCCGCGGACTGATCGGTTTTAGATCAGAATTCTTAACCAATACCAAAGGCAACGGCATTATGCACCATGTATTCCACGGTTATGTGCCGTACAAAGGCGACATTCCCGGCCGCACCCGCGGGGCGCTGGTAGCTTTTGAAGATGGTGAAACGACAGGTTACGGTATTAATAGCATCCAAGACCGGGGAGTTATGTTTGTTGTGCCCGGCCAGGCCGTGTATCAAGGCATGATTGTCGGAGAAAATTCCCGTGAACTGGATATGGATGTCAACCCGTGCAAGAAAAAACATGTTACCAATATGCGGGCCAGCGGTTCTGATGATGCGATTCGCCTGACGCCGCCGCGTATTTTGAGTCTCGAACAAGCGCTTGAATATATTAACGAAGATGAGCTTGTCGAAGTTACGCCCCATAATATCCGTTTGCGCAAAGCTATTTTAGACAGGCATATGCGTGGGCGCGAACGGAAAAAAGACGCTTAG
- a CDS encoding Ribonuclease, which translates to MRLTFLGAAGMVTGSSYLLEIGQKKYLVDCGMFQGSKAIAALNRRPFLYNPADIDGVLLTHAHIDHSGLLPRLCKSGFKGPIYATKVTAELCSIMLPDSGHIQEFDAEIANRKGQRAGHKHVDPLYTVEEAYECLKQFSPVAYDSEVKLADEITVKFREAGHILGSSMVEIWVTENNETAKFLFSGDLGQPDQPIIKDPAIIDHADYIVVESTYGARKHEISDPVELLAQYINASVEKGGNIIIPSFAVGRTQTILYHLHKLFKAGLIPDIPVIIDSPLAISATNIFLHNSQEYDSEAYDMLYKDHDHPLSMPQLTFTKTSDESKTINKMDRPAIIISASGMADAGRILHHLKHNLWRPECTVLFVGYQAQGSLGRRLLEGIKRVKIMGEEISVKAKIYNLEGFSAHADRDQLIAWLGNFQNKPANIFVVHGEQDMSVPFAQLIERQLGISTYVPRYGDSAIITGRNWQIEPSNIATIEPAVQQLREYLDEMEKEYADFRRRLEDLVAGNSGRLLDVLKRVDKIRTFIKKTLSDLWS; encoded by the coding sequence ATGCGTCTAACATTTTTAGGAGCTGCCGGAATGGTAACCGGTTCCTCATACCTATTGGAAATTGGCCAAAAAAAGTATTTAGTTGACTGCGGCATGTTTCAGGGATCAAAAGCCATTGCTGCGCTGAACCGGCGGCCTTTCCTGTATAATCCTGCTGACATTGACGGCGTGCTCTTAACGCATGCCCATATCGACCACAGCGGGTTGCTGCCACGGTTGTGTAAATCAGGATTTAAAGGACCCATTTACGCTACGAAGGTAACAGCAGAGCTCTGCAGCATCATGCTGCCTGACAGCGGCCATATTCAGGAATTCGACGCTGAAATTGCCAATCGTAAGGGTCAGCGGGCCGGGCATAAGCATGTTGACCCGCTGTATACCGTCGAAGAGGCGTATGAGTGTTTGAAACAATTTTCGCCGGTCGCCTATGACAGTGAGGTCAAACTGGCAGATGAGATTACTGTTAAATTCAGAGAAGCAGGCCATATCCTCGGTTCATCTATGGTCGAGATATGGGTGACTGAGAACAATGAGACGGCGAAGTTTTTGTTTTCCGGTGATTTGGGCCAGCCTGACCAGCCTATTATTAAGGATCCGGCAATTATCGATCATGCCGATTATATTGTGGTTGAATCTACCTATGGTGCCCGTAAGCATGAAATAAGCGACCCGGTGGAACTGTTGGCTCAATATATCAATGCCAGCGTCGAGAAAGGCGGCAACATTATTATCCCTTCGTTTGCTGTCGGCCGTACTCAGACTATACTTTACCATCTGCATAAATTGTTTAAAGCCGGACTTATTCCTGATATACCGGTTATTATCGACAGTCCGCTGGCTATTTCTGCAACCAACATATTCTTACACAATTCCCAGGAATATGATAGTGAAGCATATGATATGTTGTATAAAGACCACGACCACCCTTTGAGCATGCCGCAATTAACCTTTACGAAAACGTCTGATGAGTCCAAAACCATCAACAAGATGGATCGGCCGGCAATCATCATTTCGGCAAGCGGTATGGCTGATGCCGGACGTATTCTGCACCACCTTAAGCATAACTTATGGCGGCCGGAGTGCACGGTGCTGTTTGTTGGCTATCAAGCTCAGGGCAGCCTGGGGCGCCGATTACTCGAAGGTATTAAGCGGGTTAAAATTATGGGGGAAGAAATTAGCGTAAAGGCTAAAATATATAATCTCGAAGGGTTTTCTGCCCATGCTGACCGAGACCAACTCATAGCATGGTTGGGGAATTTCCAAAACAAACCGGCCAATATATTTGTTGTCCACGGTGAACAAGATATGTCAGTACCATTTGCACAACTTATCGAGCGGCAATTGGGAATATCCACTTATGTTCCACGTTATGGTGATTCAGCCATAATTACCGGGCGCAACTGGCAAATTGAACCATCAAATATCGCAACTATTGAACCTGCTGTGCAACAGCTTAGAGAATATCTTGATGAAATGGAAAAAGAATACGCCGATTTCCGCCGCAGGCTCGAAGACCTGGTGGCCGGGAACAGCGGCAGGCTTCTGGATGTGCTCAAGCGTGTGGATAAAATCCGCACATTTATTAAGAAGACACTTAGTGATTTGTGGTCATAA
- the murB gene encoding UDP-N-acetylenolpyruvoylglucosamine reductase, which produces MAKSEMMVKIPVEFSAELKKAIPPERLRVNEPMSNHTTFRIGGPADYLVFPASAQEVSVVSDIAKQFNVPVTVLGNGSNVLVLDRGIRGLVVKFGPEMGYIRHSGTTVFAGAGALLTDVSKYAAANKLTGFEFAIGIPGSIGGAVFMNAGAYEGDMSQVAVAVTAVCTTGQLRRFEAAELNFGYRHSVFQDNGCIICEVELALNNGEDSSIRSLIDDYTTKRESKQPLEMPSAGSTFKRPQGHFAGTLIEQAGLKGATVGGAQVSTKHAGFIINAGGATAQDVLSLISKVQNVVYKRFGVALHPEVRVIGEE; this is translated from the coding sequence TTGGCAAAGAGTGAGATGATGGTTAAAATCCCTGTCGAGTTTAGCGCCGAATTAAAAAAAGCTATTCCCCCGGAAAGGTTGCGCGTAAATGAGCCCATGTCCAACCATACGACCTTTAGAATCGGCGGACCGGCTGATTACTTGGTGTTTCCTGCTTCGGCTCAAGAAGTGTCGGTTGTATCTGATATTGCTAAACAGTTTAACGTACCTGTTACTGTACTGGGTAATGGTTCCAATGTATTGGTATTAGACCGGGGGATACGCGGTTTGGTTGTGAAATTTGGTCCTGAGATGGGGTATATACGGCATAGCGGTACTACTGTTTTTGCTGGAGCCGGAGCGTTATTGACCGATGTATCCAAATATGCCGCCGCGAATAAGTTGACCGGTTTTGAATTTGCCATCGGTATACCCGGCAGCATCGGCGGTGCAGTGTTCATGAACGCTGGCGCGTATGAAGGCGATATGAGCCAGGTGGCGGTAGCAGTAACTGCTGTATGTACTACTGGTCAATTAAGACGGTTTGAGGCCGCAGAACTGAATTTTGGCTACCGCCATAGTGTGTTTCAGGATAATGGCTGTATTATCTGTGAAGTGGAACTAGCCTTGAATAACGGTGAAGATAGTTCCATCCGCAGCTTGATTGATGATTATACGACTAAGCGAGAAAGTAAACAACCTTTGGAAATGCCTAGTGCCGGCAGCACCTTTAAACGGCCGCAGGGGCATTTTGCCGGGACACTTATAGAACAGGCCGGGCTGAAAGGGGCTACCGTCGGCGGTGCCCAAGTCTCGACCAAACACGCCGGTTTTATCATAAATGCCGGCGGTGCGACAGCCCAAGATGTGCTGTCGCTGATTAGTAAAGTGCAAAATGTTGTCTACAAACGGTTTGGCGTTGCCTTACACCCTGAAGTTAGAGTAATCGGTGAAGAATAG
- the nfo gene encoding endonuclease 4 — MFAQFGPAGNPDAFYEAGFKASADMPEWLAGLNLTAYEYQCSRGVNVRQPTAELVGEKAAQYGIKLSIHAPYYISLATEDETIAGNTQQHLLRSLKTAKWMGADRVIFHIGGPGKSDRHQAMERAKRLFAQVLEQAERQGLTGPLLLPETMGKQNQLGSLDEVLEMCKLAEWVRPAVDFGHMHAVTCGKYTTSQEYAAVFDKIAETLGTEAAKNLHIHFSRIEFTKAGEKRHWTLNDPFGPPHEPLLAVIAERGYTPRIICESAGTQAQDAKTMQEFYQGLLKKEE; from the coding sequence ATGTTTGCACAATTTGGGCCGGCAGGTAATCCTGATGCGTTTTATGAAGCCGGGTTTAAGGCATCGGCCGATATGCCGGAATGGCTGGCCGGCCTCAACCTGACGGCATATGAGTATCAATGCAGCCGCGGGGTTAATGTCAGGCAACCTACTGCTGAACTGGTGGGGGAAAAAGCGGCGCAGTACGGTATCAAGCTTAGTATTCATGCCCCCTATTATATAAGCCTGGCTACTGAGGATGAAACAATTGCCGGCAATACCCAGCAGCATTTGTTACGTTCGCTTAAAACCGCAAAATGGATGGGAGCTGACCGGGTTATATTTCATATCGGCGGTCCGGGCAAAAGTGACCGGCACCAAGCGATGGAACGGGCTAAGCGTTTGTTTGCTCAGGTACTGGAGCAAGCTGAACGGCAAGGCTTGACCGGGCCGTTGCTGCTGCCGGAGACCATGGGTAAACAAAATCAGCTAGGTTCGCTTGATGAGGTGCTTGAAATGTGCAAACTGGCCGAATGGGTGCGGCCAGCCGTTGATTTTGGCCATATGCATGCGGTGACTTGCGGGAAGTATACGACAAGCCAGGAATATGCGGCTGTATTTGATAAAATTGCCGAAACGTTGGGAACAGAGGCTGCCAAGAATCTTCATATTCATTTCAGCCGGATTGAGTTTACCAAGGCCGGGGAAAAACGCCACTGGACGCTCAATGATCCATTTGGTCCGCCGCATGAACCGCTGTTAGCCGTGATTGCCGAACGGGGCTATACGCCGCGGATTATTTGCGAATCAGCCGGCACTCAGGCCCAGGATGCCAAGACTATGCAGGAATTTTACCAAGGGCTGCTAAAAAAGGAAGAATGA
- the trmL gene encoding tRNA (cytidine(34)-2'-O)-methyltransferase, whose protein sequence is MHIVLVEPEIPGNTGNIARLCAATGCELHLVKPLGFSIEDRYLKRAGLDYWHLVRVHVHENFAEVLKLYHGHNFYFNTTKASKRHNDIAYRPDDMLVFGKETAGLPQELLAAYPEHCVRIPMINDARSLNLSNAVAVVVYEALRQQDFAGLR, encoded by the coding sequence ATGCATATTGTACTGGTAGAGCCGGAAATTCCCGGTAATACCGGCAACATTGCCCGGTTGTGTGCGGCTACCGGGTGCGAACTGCACCTTGTTAAGCCACTTGGGTTTTCGATTGAAGACCGTTATTTGAAGCGGGCCGGGCTTGATTATTGGCATTTAGTAAGAGTGCATGTACATGAAAATTTTGCTGAAGTACTGAAACTTTATCACGGACATAACTTTTATTTTAATACTACCAAAGCAAGCAAGCGTCACAACGATATTGCCTACCGGCCGGACGATATGCTGGTGTTTGGTAAAGAAACAGCCGGTCTACCGCAGGAACTGTTGGCTGCTTATCCCGAACACTGCGTACGGATTCCTATGATTAATGATGCCCGGTCGCTTAATTTATCCAATGCGGTAGCGGTTGTTGTCTATGAGGCCCTTAGACAACAAGATTTTGCCGGGCTCAGGTAG